The following are encoded together in the Bradysia coprophila strain Holo2 unplaced genomic scaffold, BU_Bcop_v1 contig_94, whole genome shotgun sequence genome:
- the LOC119085545 gene encoding CD109 antigen-like yields MQKISAVVSFLAVLISCVSGECFYTIVAPENIRPHSDYRIAVTLHNDVVPVTVRFTITDGLSYAISETVNINSNRTELVTLRIDDLPLSGYKLVAEGLSGATFKNESNLKIESKQVSIFIQTDKSIYKPGESIKFRVLVLDSALKPVSLAENQLLDIHFVDPQKNRIKQWLHVIPIKGVFTSEIQLSELPILGTWQFKANIGKDSKTKSVDVAEYVLPKFQVDIDCPTEFSVKDGTIRAIIRSKYTYGKLVKGEAIIKVSQKSNFGYYGQPTGKIVGTKASINGKASVEFDIERDLGIQFADMQDDMVIYDQTHSFDIEATVVEELTGRNHSASKRITIHQSRYKITTADVKRTFVPGEPISFSLVVALHDNSPVLINEMTKSITVASVNNRRFSKSQRIIEYSFELDSNGTAEITIPTLANDTGFYLQIRYMSELTYLDYFYTQDPGKPSALEVNVLTTRPTLGENIIVEVRSNEFLQNVTYIAIAHGKIMNAKSVDVPDLKSYSFKIRATFDLVPKVTIIVYRFKNDDFVAKKVDVEIREHLNNFVKLKLSTGETQPGQEVGIEVITNPESYVGLMGVDQSVLLLKKNDGLTKENAFEEMEDYQEQFFNAGPGPWTAPEQPYRNDFAMFRQSHVILFTNAKIKRRYQYENQYSAGIMYDEVSYSSSPLERPPENPVEPPRIRTEFPETIFWEDFNITEPDGILTISRKMPDTITSWVISAFSVDPKTGLGLTREPKSLKVFQPFFISLNLPFSVKRGEVVAVPVVLFNYMDTNVVANLILHNENGEFEFVDDDRSNQRSRHRQVDVASDAGIASTFLIRFTAVGQIPLKISATSAIAADAIVRILQVDPEGVPQYVNKVSFIDLRNTNHLDITETIDAPANAVPQSLKINVNVIGDLLGGTIENLHQLIRLPTGCGEQNMLKFVPNIVVLDYLHAAGNVDEKVKDKTVKFLESGYQQELKYRHPDGSYSAFGGSYGSGGSTWLTAFVVKSFKQAEKYIDIDSKVIDEGLNYLQSVQDGSDGSFPENGYILDRKMQGGSNKGIALTAYVAITFLQNEEQNGMHQDIIRKAIDNVATNVHDIDDVYTLAITAYALQLAGHVMKDDILDKLVAKAIENGGHKWWTRAKPGSQFDDSKSIDVEITSYGVLALIAANRNTDAFPFFKWLLAQRNDRGGFVGTQDTVLGLEALAAYGRLLSSKNSDVLLKCRTNISDEQSFSVNAENAFVLQSVDLPPYTESVHVTASGKGFAIFQVSYRYNVNEKDLRSVFTLTPTVLETTTPAILNVKTCASFNPETEDDKSNMVIMEVAMPSGYLIEKDQLDKLMAKPNVKLVETKRGETVADIYIDQMTPNEQLCFEVQGYRSHKVAENKPVPVRIYDYYDDSRNAREFYQIASVGSCEICDGDECSRSCDSK; encoded by the exons TTTTTACACAATCGTCGCACCAGAGAACATTCGGCCACATTCAGACTATCGCATTGCAGTGACACTTCACAATGACGTGGTTCCGGTTACTGTACGCTTCACTATCACAGATGGACTAAGTTACGCCATTTCCGAAACGGTCAACATCAACAGCAATCGCACAGAATTAGTGACCCTGCGCATTGACGATCTACCGCTGTCAGGCTACAAACTTGTTGCCGAAGGCCTGTCAGGCGCAACGTTTAAAAATGAATcgaatttgaaaatcgaatCGAAACAGGTGTCGATTTTTATTCAAACGGACAAATCAATCTATAAGCCAGgcgaatcgatcaaattccgTGTGTTGGTGCTCGATTCGGCATTGAAACCAGTTTCGTTGGCCGAAAATCAATTGCTTGACATTCATTTCGTCGATCCGCAAAAGAATCGCATCAAGCAATGGCTTCACGTTATTCCAATTAAGGGTGTATTTACGAGCGAAATCCAATTGTCCGAATTGCCGATATTGGGAACGTGGCAATTTAAAGCCAACATTGGCAAAGACTCCAAAACAAAATCTGTCGACGTGGCTGAATATGTGCTGCCGAAATTTCAAGTCGACATCGATTGTCCGACAGAATTTTCTGTCAAAGATGGTACCATACGCGCGATCATTCGATCGAAATACACGTATGGTAAATTGGTGAAGGGCGAAGCTATCATCAAGGTATCCCAAAAATCTAATTTCGGTTACTACGGGCAACCAACCGGTAAAATTGTTGGTACGAAAGCATCCATCAATGGCAAAGCATCGGTTGAATTCGATATTGAACGAGATTTGGGAATTCAGTTTGCTGACATGCAGGATGACATGGTCATTTATGATCAAACGCATTCGTTCGATATCGAAGCTACGGTTGTGGAAGAATTGACCGGCCGCAATCACAGTGCATCGAAAAGGATCACCATACATCAATCGCGATATAAAATTACGACAGCCGATGTGAAACGCACGTTCGTTCCAGGAGAGCCGATatcattttcg CTTGTCGTAGCGCTTCATGATAATTCGCCAGTTTTGATAAACGAAATGACGAAATCGATAACAGTTGCCAGTGTCAATAAtagacgattttcaaaatccCAACGTATTATTGAGTACTCATTCGAATTGGATTCCAACGGAACAGCTGAAATAACTATACCAACATTGGCGAATGACACAGGGTTTTATTTACAA ATAAGATATATGAGTGAATTGACTTATTTGGACTACTTCTATACACAAGACCCTGGTAAACCATCCGCTTTGGAGGTGAACGTTTTGACAACACG GCCAACATTGGGCGAAAATATAATTGTTGAAGTCAGATCGAATGAGTTCCTGCAAAATGTCACCTACATTGCGATTGCCCACGGAAAAATCATGAACGCGAAAAGTGTTGATGTGCCAGATCTGAAAAGTTACTCCTTCAAAATCAGAGCCACATTCGATTTGGTACCGAAAGTAACAATAATCGTTTATCGATTCAAAAATGACGATTTTGTAGCGAAAAAAGTCGACGTCGAAATAAGGGAACATCTCaataattttgtcaaattgaaGCTATCGACGGGCGAAACTCAACCGGGCCAGGAGGTTGGCATCGAAGTGATTACGAATCCAGAATCGTATGTTGGTTTGATGGGCGTCGATCAGAGTGTGCTGTTGCTCAAGAAAAATGATGGACTCACCAAAGAAAATGCATTCGAAGAGATGGAGGACTATCAAGAGCAATTCTTCAATGCTGGCCCAGGACCATGGACTGCTCCAGAGCAACCATACAGAAACGACTTTGCAATGTTCAGGCAGAGCCACGTCATATTGTTTACCAATGCGAAAATTAAGCGACGATATCAGTATGAGAATCAATACTCCGCTGGTATAATGTATGATGAAGTCAGTTACAGTTCGTCGCCGCTTGAACGACCACCTGAAAATCCGGTCGAACCGCCACGCATCAGAACCGAATTCCCCGAAACAATTTTCTGGGAAGATTTTAACATCACCGAACCAGACGGCATTCTGACAATCAGTAGAAAAATGCCCGATACGATAACGTCATGGGTGATCAGTGCATTTTCGGTGGACCCGAAAACTGGTTTGGGTCTGACCAGAGAACCCAAATCGCTGAAAGTGTTCCAACCGTTTTTCATCTCACTGAATCTGCCATTTTCGGTGAAGCGTGGTGAAGTCGTTGCGGTGCCGGTGGTTTTATTCAATTACATGGACACAAATGTCGTGGCCAATTTAATTCTGCACAACGAAAATggtgaatttgaatttgtcgACGATGATCGGAGCAATCAAAGGTCACGTCATCGCCAGGTGGACGTTGCGTCCGACGCGGGAATTGCATCCACATTCCTCATTCGATTCACTGCAGTCGGTCAAATTCCGTTGAAAATTAGCGCAACGTCGGCAATTGCTGCCGATGCGATTGTTCGCATCTTGCAAGTGGATCCCGAAGGTGTCCCGCAATACGTTAACAAAGTGTCGTTCATTGATCTGCGCAACACGAATCATCTGGATATCACTGAAACGATCGATGCTCCGGCTAATGCCGTTCCGCAGTCGCTTAAAATCAATGTCAATGTCATCGGGGATTTGCTCGGCGGAAcgattgaaaatttacatcaaTTAATTCGGTTGCCTACTGGATGCGGCGAACAAAATATGCTGAAATTCGTTCCGAACATTGTGGTTTTGGATTATTTGCATGCGGCTGGCAATGTTGACGAAAAAGTCAAGGATAAAACCGTAAAATTTTTGGAGAGCGGATATCAACAGGAATTAAAGTATCGCCATCCTGATGGTTCGTACAGTGCGTTTGGTGGCTCGTATGGATCAGGTGGCAGCACTTGGCTGACTGCTTTTGTGGTGAAATCGTTCAAACAAGCCGAAAAGTACATCGATATTGATAGCAAAGTGATTGACGAAGGTTTGAATTATCTTCAGTCAGTTCAAGATGGAAGCGATGGCAGTTTTCCGGAAAACGGTTACATTTTGGATCGTAAAATGCAAGGAGGATCGAACAAAGGCATTGCATTGACTGCGTATGTGGCTATTACATTCTTGCAAAATGAG GAACAGAATGGAATGCATCAAGATATAATTCGCAAAGCCATTGACAACGTTGCGACGAATGTCCACGATATTGATGATGTGTACACTCTCGCAATTACTGCGTATGCTCTTCAATTGGCCGGTCACGTAATGAAAGATGATATTTTAGATAAACTTGTTGCTAAGGCTATTGAGAATG GTGGTCACAAATGGTGGACCAGAGCGAAGCCCGGCTCGCAATTCGATGATTCTAAATCAATTGACGTTGAGATAACTTCGTACGGTGTTCTTGCACTGATAGCAGCCAATCGGAACACTGACGCGTTTCCCTTCTTCAAATGGTTGCTGGCGCAACGAAATGATCGCGGCGGTTTTGTCGGCACCCAAGACACTGTGCTTGGATTGGAAGCACTTGCCGCTTATGGGCGACTCTTATCCAGCAAAAACTCCGACGTTTTACTGAAATGCAGAACGAATATCTCCGATGAACAATCGTTTTCCGTGAATGCAGAAAACGCATTTGTTTTGCAAAGCGTCGATTTACCGCCGTACACAGAGTCGGTGCATGTAACCGCCTCTGGAAAGGGATTCGCTATATTCCAAGTGTCTTATCGATATAACGTGAACGAAAAGGATCTGCGTTCAGTATTCACATTGACACCAACGGTGCTGGAAACAACGACACCCGCCATTTTGAACGTGAAAACATGTGCAAG TTTCAATCCGGAAACGGAAGACGATAAATCGAATATGGTGATAATGGAGGTGGCAATGCCGAGTGGTTATCTCATCGAAAAGGATCAATTGGACAAGTTGATGGCAAAACCTAATGTTAAATTAGTGGAAACGAAACGGGGTGAAACGGTTGCCGACATTTACATCGATCAAATGACCCCGAACGAACAACTTTGCTTCGAAGTTCAAGGGTATCGATCGCACAAAGTCGCCGAAAATAAACCGGTTCCAGTGCGAATCTATGATTACTATGATGACT CTCGAAATGCACGAGAGTTTTATCAAATTGCATCTGTCGGATCTTGTGAAATCTGTGACGGCGATGAATGCTCACGGTCATGCGATTCGAAGTGA
- the LOC119085483 gene encoding uncharacterized protein LOC119085483, which produces MSVGGGRRGSTQKKKSFEVLSERQKSRRAEELSLKILGIRVDFPSARGAGNSNNGNLCRVAFSKPLELSKILGVSKKLINNIRVILIALSCQLPLNIERFHNFCKETARRYIKKYYWFPLPQSIHKVLIHSRDIMLANDLTVGVLAEDASESCNKLYRHNRLFHARKNSRKNNLEDVFNRALDSSDPIVASFGLQNRQKSRFRKNIPHDVLSLLQAPDEPASRCYEEGDTEDLDATEMDINEDGLTEDFTETLDRLHLEEDHHYEECDDDDDVEEADDRESDDTDFDDTDSDDSYSDDDESEVVMDN; this is translated from the exons ATGTCTGTGGGTGGAGGGCGACGAGGAAGTACTCAAAAGAAGAAGAGTTTCGAAGTGCTCTCAGAACGACAGAAAAGCCGCAGAGCGGAAGAATTAAGTTT GAAAATATTGGGAATTAGAGTAGATTTTCCATCGGCAAGAGGTGCGGGAAACTCCAATAACGGAAATCTATGTCGAGTCGCTTTCTCAAAGCCACTAGAATTGTCAAAGATACTGGGAGTGtctaaaaaattaatcaacaACATCAGAGTGATCCTGATTGCTCTATCATGCCAATTGCCACTAAACATCGAacgttttcataatttttgcaAGGAAACAGCACGACGTTATATCAAGAAATATTACTGGTTCCCGTTACCTCAATCCATCCACAAAGTTCTCATTCATTCCCGCGACATAATGCTGGCTAACGATCTTACTGTTGGAGTTTTGGCAGAAGATGCGTCAGAGTCCTGCAATAAGCTCTACCGACACAACCGTCTATTTCACGCAAGGAAGAACAGTCGTAAAAATAATCTCGAGGACGTCTTCAATCGAGCCCTCGACTCCTCAGACCCCATTGTCGCAAGTTTTGGTTTGCAAAATAGACAGAAGTCACGATTTAGGAAAAACATTCCACATGATGTTTTGAGCCTATTGCAAGCACCGGACGAGCCAGCCTCTAGATGTTATGAGGAAGGGGACACCGAGGATTTGGACGCAACAGAAATGGACATTAATGAGGATGGATTGACAGAAGACTTCACCGAAACCTTAGATAGATTACATTTAGAAGAAGACCATCACTACGAAGAGtgcgacgacgacgacgacgttGAAGAAGCAGACGACCGCGAATCCGACGACACCGACTTCGACGACACCGACTCCGACGACTCCTACTCCGACGACGACGAATCTGAAGTCGTGATGGAtaattga